In Porites lutea chromosome 9, jaPorLute2.1, whole genome shotgun sequence, a single window of DNA contains:
- the LOC140947752 gene encoding uncharacterized protein: MDEIELMKKVGKHQNVLSFFGCWTTTKPILLMVEYIAHGDLLHWLRRKRSQISSSMIKVTPGAAKDKELYAGTPTWNRLAIGDQDDGSTETITVNVGAPRLTTCSAFDVMEQNDGYVNRKEECKVPMLVSSATNQEVEETSNLLGTNAEPCTISMMQQEEADFESEDECKMPLIVFSPPNHAQNTEGVQNRTNKSEASEGPSSFPDDKIEQRGGGFDDDDQCKIPMTVFWSSIHEENAAPKTDDKECDNDCETFHPTDAMSFAWQIARGMSYLSEKGLVHRDLAARNVLVGHGKKLKIGDFGLMREMYHELYEVKKQKKLPIKWLAPEAIFEQIFTSKSDVWSYGIVMWEIATLGGSPYPLLNNAEVMSLHRTGHRMQKPDLCSDNFYAFMMDCWKQNPDERPSFRELVERLERTMTEQVEYLDLKQLDETKAYYQVQESKTGEIVGDSGLGMHRAASSISIAL; the protein is encoded by the exons ATGGATGAAATAGAGCTCATGAAGAAGGTTGGGAAGCACCAAAATGTTCTGAGTTTCTTTGGTTGCTGGACCACAACTAAACCAATTCTACTCATGGTAGAGTATATCGCTCATGGAGATTTGCTTCATTGGCTTCGACGTAAAAGAAGTCAG ATAAGCAGTTCTATGATAAAAGTCACACCAGGGGCTGCCAAAGACAAGGAGCTGTATGCTGGAACACCAACTTGGAACAGACTCGCGATTGGCGATCAG GATGACGGGTCAACTGAAACGATAACAGTTAACGTGGGAGCACCGAGACTCACAACGTGTTCTGCTTTTGATGTGATGGAGCAAAACGACGGTTATGTTAATCGTAAAGAGGAATGCAAAGTCCCCATGCTGGTATCTTCGGCAACAAATCAG GAGGTCGAGGAAACAAGCAACTTACTTGGGACAAATGCTGAACCTTGTACTATTAGCATGATGCAACAAGAAGAAGCTGATTTTGAGAGCGAGGATGAATGCAAAATGCCCTTGATCGTATTCTCCCCACCAAATCATGCACAG AATACAGAGGGAGTTCAAAACAGAACAAATAAATCCGAAGCAAGTGAGGGACCCTCAAGTTTTCCTGACGACAAGATAGAGCAAAGAGGAGGTGGTTTTGACGATGACGATCAATGCAAAATCCCGATGACAGTGTTCTGGTCGTCGATCCATGAAGAGAATGCTGCACCAAAGACAGACGACAAAGAGTGTGATAACGATTGTGAGACATTTCATCCAACTGACGCGATGTCCTTTGCGTGGCAGATAGCACGAGGAATG AGCTACCTCTCTGAGAAGGGCTTAGTTCACAGAGATCTGGCAGCGAGAAACGTTCTTGTCGGACACGGTAAAAAACTCAAGATTGGAGACTTTGGTTTGATGCGAGAAATGTATCATGAACTGTATGAAGTTAAGAAGCAAAAGAAACTGCCCATCAAGTGGTTGGCACCAGAGGCCATTTTTGAGCAGATCTTTACTTCCAAAAGCGACGT GTGGTCATATGGAATCGTTATGTGGGAAATTGCAACCTTAG GAGGTTCGCCTTATCCACTTCTTAACAACGCTGAGGTCATGAGTCTCCACCGAACCGGACACCGAATGCAAAAACCTGACTTGTGTTCGGACAACTT CTACGCCTTTATGATGGACTGCTGGAAACAGAACCCGGATGAACGACCAAGTTTTCGGGAGCTCGTTGAAAGGCTGGAAAGAACCATGACTGAGCAAGTAGAATACCTTGATCTGAAACAGTTGGACGAGACTAAAGCGTACTATCAAGTGCAAGAGTCCAAAACGGGCGAAATAGTTGGCGACAGCGGGCTTGGCATGCACAGAGCTGCTTCGTCAATTTCAATCGCTCTTTAG